From a single Spongiibacter taiwanensis genomic region:
- a CDS encoding phosphoribosylanthranilate isomerase, which produces MTGSIIRVQRTRVKICGITRVDDALAAVAAGADALGFVFYAKSPRAVTPSQAAAIIAKVPAFVSTVGLFVDADEAEIRQTLAQCPLDVLQFHGSESADDCRRFGRPYLKALRMQEGVDVVAFAEGYPDACGLLLDSYRPGVPGGTGESFNWERIPASLPLPLVLAGGLKPDNVADGIAKCSPWAVDVSGGVESSPGIKCQSTLAAFFAAVARADQWEPRSE; this is translated from the coding sequence ATGACTGGCTCAATCATCCGAGTGCAACGAACCCGCGTAAAAATTTGCGGCATTACCCGAGTCGACGATGCATTGGCAGCGGTGGCGGCGGGGGCCGACGCTTTGGGCTTTGTGTTTTATGCAAAAAGCCCTCGAGCGGTGACACCTTCCCAGGCGGCGGCAATCATTGCCAAGGTACCCGCCTTTGTCAGCACCGTCGGCTTGTTCGTTGACGCCGACGAGGCCGAAATTCGACAGACGCTGGCACAATGCCCCCTGGATGTCTTGCAATTTCATGGCAGCGAAAGTGCAGACGATTGTCGTCGTTTCGGTCGCCCGTACTTGAAAGCGCTGCGTATGCAGGAGGGTGTTGATGTGGTGGCCTTTGCTGAGGGTTACCCCGATGCCTGTGGCCTGTTGTTAGACAGTTACCGCCCCGGGGTGCCCGGTGGGACTGGTGAGTCTTTCAACTGGGAGCGTATTCCCGCGTCGCTGCCTCTGCCGCTGGTACTGGCCGGGGGGCTGAAGCCGGACAATGTCGCCGACGGTATTGCCAAGTGTTCCCCCTGGGCGGTGGATGTCAGTGGGGGCGTGGAGAGCAGTCCTGGAATTAAATGTCAGTCTACGCTGGCGGCCTTTTTTGCCGCCGTGGCAAGGGCAGACCAATGGGAGCCAAGAAGTGAGTAA
- a CDS encoding FimV/HubP family polar landmark protein, translated as MVRTKLASAVFVLTALQSGLVSALGLGELDLDSALNQPFRATIPLSDVGNLSAEQIRVNLADNQAFENAGVDRSQFLSALKFDVQLDPNGRGRIVVTSQDMVVEPYLDFIIEARWPNGRILREYTVLLDLPNFNDAPARSVAAPVSGGSAAAPGRVEPRAAGPVMRNVTPPPAPGLAPRPAPQQESLPPSSRPNTYRVQHHDTMWKLATKLKPSAFVSTEQTMIALLEKNPNAFIGDNVNRIKSGYVLQLPSEAEAKAVSHRDAQAEIQRQDDEWRGKVAPKKSSAAASAASAPQLSGASDDSGVTGGEAGAAKFSISSAGEGDPSGESAQLRESLRAAEEEAEKAKLESSAMQQRVVAMEEQIATLKSLIQLKNNQLAALQAGESAPAAKAEEQALADQLQASQEKLAEAEQPADADRAGATEDSLAEAGDSVASESASDSESTANGERAVQSTAAAAAKPSADKPAAVNTPAPAAESWFSNRLIWLLGAVLAVLTLIVLWLRQRSDKREEEEDLSGFEEELAPLPAGAAALADEAESTDENDSGEFAQPDDFAEEDVFAAVAGLDGDDDVTEKSEETFDAPVQPQMGDPAAEADIYAAYGRYDQAESLLKNAIAQEPDDSRLRVKLIDIYLETRNREAFDEAYADLAATGDTEAVAQVKESMSALEGVSDWLRSDNTDDVIPDTAGLTNELELDEEGLDINEGLDIAESPDPEAAGDVAIEDVGLGANEIAFEEQAFGDDQDTDEAETSFTLDEVNEADGFALDEVEDAASALPGDSGTAAESAGTDSDAEALASLDDDLSGLDFDFDLDETSDPVETAGEAPSVSETASFDETLDVTEALQAESETEFSAAPEVDPGAFEDAVDDLEEVGGVNDLLAAADAESDGELNLELSGNDAFAPDSSVADENDELSLELDDLDMASLESEPIDPLAMDSPAIDSDEAEPLDMVFDGDLNSPETDFNADLSEPEVGASDDASVQEAGGQESDAEQISAESSPFAPEAAPDTPMDLQDIVFDEFDADLGEGGDDSELLSDDDQVSTKLGLARAYVDMGDNEGARDILDEVLQEGSDAQKQEAQALLDQM; from the coding sequence ATGGTGAGAACGAAGCTGGCGTCAGCGGTATTTGTATTGACGGCGCTGCAAAGTGGACTGGTTTCCGCCCTCGGGTTAGGGGAGCTCGATCTTGATTCTGCGTTGAATCAACCTTTTCGCGCGACGATTCCACTGAGTGATGTGGGCAATTTGAGCGCTGAGCAGATTCGCGTCAACCTCGCCGATAATCAGGCCTTCGAAAATGCCGGTGTCGATCGCAGTCAATTTCTGTCGGCACTCAAGTTTGACGTGCAGCTAGATCCAAATGGTCGCGGCCGCATTGTCGTCACCAGTCAGGATATGGTGGTGGAACCCTATCTTGATTTCATCATTGAAGCGCGCTGGCCAAACGGCCGGATTTTGCGTGAATATACCGTTCTTCTCGATCTGCCTAATTTTAACGACGCACCAGCGCGCAGTGTTGCTGCACCAGTCAGTGGCGGAAGTGCCGCCGCGCCCGGTCGAGTGGAGCCTCGCGCTGCCGGGCCGGTCATGCGCAACGTGACGCCGCCACCAGCGCCAGGGTTGGCTCCGCGTCCAGCACCGCAGCAGGAGAGCCTGCCGCCCTCATCGCGACCCAATACCTATCGGGTTCAGCATCACGACACCATGTGGAAGCTGGCCACCAAGTTAAAGCCGAGTGCCTTTGTGAGCACTGAGCAAACCATGATCGCGCTGTTGGAAAAAAACCCAAACGCGTTTATTGGCGACAACGTTAATCGCATTAAATCCGGCTATGTCCTGCAGCTCCCCAGCGAAGCGGAGGCCAAGGCAGTTTCCCATCGTGACGCGCAAGCAGAGATTCAGCGTCAGGATGACGAGTGGCGGGGCAAAGTCGCCCCAAAGAAGTCTAGTGCCGCTGCAAGCGCTGCCTCCGCACCGCAGCTGAGCGGCGCAAGCGATGATAGCGGCGTAACGGGCGGCGAGGCCGGTGCAGCCAAGTTCTCGATCAGCAGCGCCGGCGAAGGGGACCCTTCCGGAGAGTCGGCGCAACTGCGTGAAAGCCTGCGAGCGGCCGAAGAAGAGGCAGAAAAGGCCAAGCTCGAATCCTCCGCCATGCAGCAACGGGTAGTGGCGATGGAGGAGCAGATTGCGACCCTCAAATCCCTGATCCAGCTGAAAAACAACCAACTGGCTGCATTGCAAGCTGGTGAATCCGCGCCGGCGGCGAAGGCCGAGGAGCAAGCCCTGGCTGACCAGCTGCAGGCTTCCCAGGAAAAATTGGCGGAAGCCGAACAGCCCGCCGATGCGGACAGAGCGGGGGCGACCGAGGACAGCCTGGCGGAGGCCGGCGATAGTGTTGCCAGTGAAAGCGCTAGCGACAGTGAGAGCACCGCGAATGGTGAGCGCGCCGTTCAGTCTACCGCTGCAGCGGCTGCAAAGCCCTCGGCAGACAAACCGGCGGCAGTCAACACGCCAGCACCCGCGGCAGAATCCTGGTTTAGCAACCGTCTGATCTGGTTGCTGGGTGCCGTGCTGGCCGTTTTAACGCTGATTGTGTTGTGGTTGCGTCAACGCTCTGACAAGCGCGAGGAGGAAGAGGATCTCTCCGGTTTTGAAGAGGAACTGGCGCCATTGCCCGCTGGGGCGGCAGCGTTGGCTGATGAAGCGGAATCCACCGACGAAAACGATAGCGGCGAGTTTGCCCAGCCGGATGACTTTGCCGAAGAGGACGTTTTCGCTGCCGTAGCGGGCTTGGATGGCGACGACGATGTCACCGAGAAAAGCGAAGAAACCTTTGACGCGCCGGTGCAACCCCAGATGGGCGATCCGGCTGCGGAAGCGGACATTTACGCTGCGTATGGTCGTTACGACCAGGCGGAAAGTCTGCTGAAAAATGCCATTGCCCAGGAGCCGGACGACAGTCGGTTGCGGGTGAAGTTGATTGATATTTATCTGGAGACCCGCAATCGCGAAGCCTTCGATGAGGCCTATGCCGACTTGGCCGCCACGGGCGATACCGAAGCGGTTGCCCAGGTGAAGGAGTCCATGTCGGCCCTGGAAGGGGTTAGCGACTGGCTTCGCAGCGACAATACCGATGACGTGATTCCCGATACTGCTGGGCTCACTAACGAATTGGAGCTCGACGAAGAAGGCCTGGATATCAATGAAGGCCTCGATATTGCAGAAAGCCCCGACCCAGAAGCGGCAGGGGATGTGGCGATCGAGGATGTCGGTCTCGGCGCTAACGAAATCGCCTTTGAGGAGCAGGCCTTTGGTGACGACCAAGACACTGACGAAGCGGAAACGTCCTTTACGTTAGACGAAGTGAATGAAGCTGACGGCTTCGCCCTCGATGAGGTCGAGGACGCTGCCTCGGCTCTGCCCGGCGATTCAGGCACGGCCGCAGAATCCGCTGGGACGGATAGCGATGCGGAAGCGCTCGCCTCTCTGGATGACGACCTGTCTGGCCTGGATTTTGACTTTGATCTCGACGAGACGTCTGACCCTGTGGAAACCGCAGGGGAGGCGCCAAGCGTTAGCGAAACGGCCAGCTTTGACGAGACCCTTGATGTTACTGAAGCCTTGCAGGCGGAGAGCGAGACTGAATTTAGTGCTGCCCCAGAAGTCGATCCAGGCGCTTTTGAAGACGCTGTTGATGATTTGGAAGAAGTAGGTGGTGTGAACGACCTGCTTGCGGCAGCCGATGCGGAATCCGACGGAGAGCTGAATCTCGAACTGTCTGGCAACGACGCCTTTGCGCCCGACAGCTCTGTGGCCGACGAAAATGATGAACTGTCGCTGGAGCTGGATGATCTGGATATGGCTTCGCTGGAAAGTGAGCCGATCGATCCTCTCGCAATGGATAGCCCGGCAATCGATAGCGACGAGGCAGAGCCTCTGGACATGGTCTTCGATGGTGATCTGAACTCGCCGGAAACGGACTTTAATGCGGACCTCAGCGAGCCCGAGGTCGGCGCATCTGACGACGCCAGTGTGCAGGAAGCGGGCGGTCAGGAAAGCGACGCTGAGCAAATCAGCGCGGAGTCTTCGCCCTTTGCACCTGAGGCGGCCCCGGATACGCCGATGGATCTGCAGGATATTGTGTTTGATGAGTTTGATGCCGATCTGGGCGAGGGTGGCGACGACAGTGAGTTGCTGAGCGATGATGATCAGGTCAGTACCAAGCTGGGTCTTGCCCGAGCCTACGTGGATATGGGTGATAATGAGGGGGCCAGAGATATCCTCGACGAAGTGCTGCAAGAAGGCAGTGATGCCCAAAAGCAGGAAGCCCAGGCACTCCTTGATCAGATGTAA
- the trpB gene encoding tryptophan synthase subunit beta, whose amino-acid sequence MSNQAVKTDFSQFPDAIGHFGPYGGRFVSETLIYALDELSEAFERLRQEPSFQAEFDKDLAHYVGRPSPLYHAERWSREVGGAQIYLKREDLNHTGAHKVNNTIGQALLAKYMGKKRIIAETGAGQHGVASATVAARLGMECHVFMGEEDIRRQALNVYRMKLLGATVVSVKSGTKTLKDAMNEAMRDWVTNVDDTFYIIGTAAGPHPYPKLVREFQSVIGREARQQCLDQTGKLPDALVACVGGGSNAIGLFHPFLGDDSVSMYGVEAGGHGLATGEHAAPLSDGIPGILHGNRTYLMQDDAGQIMHTHSVSAGLDYPGVGPEHSWLKDIGRVNYVAINDDEALAAFRKLTLVEGIMPALESSHAVAYAEKLAKTMSPEQSIVVNLSGRGDKDIHTVASIDGIGID is encoded by the coding sequence GTGAGTAATCAAGCTGTAAAAACCGATTTTTCCCAATTTCCCGACGCCATTGGCCACTTTGGCCCCTATGGCGGTCGCTTTGTATCTGAAACCCTGATTTATGCCCTAGATGAGCTGAGCGAAGCCTTCGAGCGGCTGCGCCAGGAGCCATCATTCCAGGCCGAGTTCGACAAGGACCTGGCACATTATGTGGGTCGCCCCTCACCGCTATATCACGCCGAGCGCTGGTCCCGCGAAGTGGGCGGCGCCCAGATCTACCTGAAGCGGGAAGACCTGAACCACACTGGCGCCCACAAAGTGAACAACACGATCGGCCAGGCACTGTTGGCTAAATACATGGGCAAAAAGCGCATCATTGCTGAAACTGGCGCGGGCCAACACGGCGTGGCCTCAGCCACGGTGGCAGCGCGTTTGGGCATGGAATGCCATGTTTTCATGGGCGAAGAGGATATTCGTCGGCAGGCGCTGAACGTCTATCGGATGAAGTTGCTGGGTGCCACGGTGGTGTCGGTTAAATCTGGCACCAAGACCCTCAAAGACGCCATGAACGAGGCGATGCGGGATTGGGTGACCAATGTCGATGACACCTTCTACATTATCGGTACCGCCGCTGGCCCGCATCCCTACCCGAAACTGGTTCGGGAATTCCAGTCGGTGATCGGCCGAGAAGCGCGCCAGCAGTGCCTGGATCAGACCGGTAAGTTGCCGGACGCACTGGTTGCCTGTGTGGGCGGTGGTTCCAACGCGATAGGCCTGTTCCACCCCTTTCTCGGTGACGACAGCGTATCGATGTACGGGGTCGAAGCCGGCGGCCACGGTTTGGCTACCGGTGAGCACGCCGCGCCACTGAGCGATGGTATCCCCGGGATTTTGCACGGCAATCGCACCTATCTGATGCAGGACGACGCCGGTCAGATCATGCACACCCACTCAGTGTCTGCCGGTCTGGACTATCCCGGTGTTGGCCCTGAGCACTCCTGGCTCAAAGATATTGGCCGGGTCAATTACGTTGCGATTAACGATGACGAAGCGCTGGCGGCCTTCCGCAAGCTGACCCTGGTGGAGGGCATTATGCCTGCCCTCGAGTCCAGCCATGCGGTGGCTTATGCCGAGAAGCTGGCCAAAACCATGAGCCCGGAGCAAAGCATTGTGGTGAACCTGTCCGGAAGAGGGGACAAAGATATTCATACGGTCGCCAGTATCGACGGCATTGGTATTGATTAA
- a CDS encoding CvpA family protein, whose amino-acid sequence MLTSFNWADWAIVAVISASALISLIRGFVREALSLASWAAAFFIAVAFHQPMVELMASWVEKPYLREILAYVLLFAGTLVLGSLVTYLVAEMVKRTGLSGTDRLLGMMFGTARGLIVILALVVLLPSLLNGVDQDLWWKESRLIPEFSMMGEWSEQTFNDLVNWVSSFFASHSS is encoded by the coding sequence GTGCTGACGAGCTTTAATTGGGCGGATTGGGCGATTGTTGCCGTGATTTCCGCCTCTGCATTGATCAGCTTGATTCGCGGTTTTGTCAGGGAGGCCCTGTCTCTGGCTTCCTGGGCGGCAGCATTTTTTATCGCCGTCGCCTTCCACCAGCCCATGGTTGAGCTCATGGCGAGCTGGGTGGAGAAACCCTATCTGCGCGAAATTCTCGCCTATGTTTTGCTGTTTGCCGGCACTTTGGTACTGGGCAGCCTGGTGACCTATCTGGTTGCCGAGATGGTCAAGCGCACCGGCCTGAGCGGCACTGACAGGTTGTTGGGCATGATGTTTGGCACCGCTCGTGGCCTGATTGTCATTCTGGCGCTGGTGGTGCTGCTGCCGTCATTGTTGAACGGGGTGGATCAGGATCTGTGGTGGAAGGAGTCCCGCTTGATTCCGGAGTTCTCCATGATGGGCGAGTGGTCAGAGCAAACCTTCAACGACCTGGTGAATTGGGTGTCGTCTTTTTTCGCCAGCCATTCCAGCTGA
- a CDS encoding SPOR domain-containing protein: MMRQRLVGALVLLCLGVIVWSMLFTGSVDHRVDRETQIPPAPEIEPVLDTPPQRPEGVPSVADNQLPSQPTLPPMDGEPDDGQGVRAASEPPPLVEAEQAETENTKPEPSKSVSQPPAEKPTADSSQSEAPKKPGLDKRGLPEAWVVQVGSFGSRANADKLVQRLRARGYKAFHDQFSSGGRELYRVQVGPVLEEARARSLKTEIDQGFNVKSIVNRFEG, encoded by the coding sequence ATGATGCGGCAACGCTTGGTAGGGGCGCTGGTTTTACTGTGTTTAGGGGTGATCGTCTGGTCGATGCTGTTTACCGGTTCGGTCGATCATCGGGTGGACAGGGAAACCCAGATACCCCCAGCACCGGAAATCGAACCTGTGCTGGATACGCCGCCCCAACGCCCGGAAGGGGTGCCGTCAGTTGCGGATAACCAGCTGCCCAGCCAGCCAACGTTACCGCCAATGGATGGCGAACCCGATGATGGTCAGGGCGTGCGGGCAGCGAGTGAACCACCGCCGCTGGTCGAGGCAGAGCAAGCCGAGACGGAGAACACCAAACCCGAGCCCAGCAAATCGGTCAGCCAGCCCCCCGCTGAAAAGCCGACGGCTGACAGCAGCCAGAGCGAGGCGCCGAAAAAGCCAGGCCTTGATAAACGAGGCCTGCCAGAGGCCTGGGTTGTCCAGGTGGGCAGTTTTGGTAGCAGGGCCAATGCCGATAAGTTGGTGCAACGGCTCCGGGCCAGAGGCTACAAAGCCTTTCATGATCAATTCAGCAGCGGCGGTCGCGAACTCTATCGGGTACAGGTTGGCCCGGTATTGGAAGAGGCCCGGGCGCGCAGCCTGAAAACCGAAATTGATCAGGGCTTCAATGTGAAGTCAATCGTGAATCGCTTCGAGGGATAA
- the trpA gene encoding tryptophan synthase subunit alpha yields MSRLEAVFTELANQQRKALVPYIVAGDPAPEHTVRLMHELVKQGADILELGVPFSDPMAEGPVIQQAHERALEFRVSLTMVLEMVSQFRQDDSRTPVVLMGYANPVERMGYEVFAQRAKDAGVDGLLTVDMPPEEAEQQSKILKAHGIDNIFLLAPTTSEDRIKKVVSLATGYLYCVSLKGVTGAGHLDVNAVKEQLAKIKRHTTLPVTVGFGIKDGNSAALLAPLCEGVVVGSALIERLAKAQASADTVPPVEQAAALIAEIRQAIDQVG; encoded by the coding sequence TTGAGTCGTTTAGAAGCGGTATTTACAGAGTTGGCCAACCAGCAGCGCAAAGCCCTGGTGCCCTATATCGTTGCCGGTGATCCTGCGCCGGAGCACACCGTGCGGCTGATGCACGAGCTGGTCAAACAGGGCGCCGATATTCTCGAGCTGGGAGTGCCTTTCTCCGACCCGATGGCTGAGGGGCCGGTGATCCAGCAGGCCCATGAGCGGGCGCTGGAGTTTCGCGTGTCGCTGACCATGGTGCTGGAGATGGTCAGCCAGTTTCGTCAGGATGATTCCCGTACGCCGGTGGTGTTGATGGGTTACGCCAACCCGGTGGAACGGATGGGGTATGAGGTGTTTGCCCAGCGCGCCAAAGACGCCGGGGTGGATGGTCTGCTGACCGTGGATATGCCGCCGGAAGAGGCCGAACAGCAAAGCAAGATTCTCAAGGCCCACGGCATCGACAATATCTTCCTCCTGGCGCCGACCACCAGCGAAGATCGCATCAAAAAAGTGGTTTCGCTGGCCACTGGCTACCTCTACTGCGTGTCCCTCAAAGGGGTGACCGGGGCCGGGCATTTGGATGTGAATGCGGTGAAAGAGCAACTGGCCAAGATCAAACGCCATACCACATTGCCCGTCACCGTCGGCTTTGGCATAAAAGACGGCAACTCAGCAGCACTACTGGCACCGCTCTGCGAGGGTGTTGTGGTGGGTAGTGCACTGATTGAACGGCTTGCCAAGGCCCAGGCTTCTGCGGATACTGTGCCACCAGTCGAGCAGGCGGCGGCGCTCATTGCCGAAATTCGCCAGGCGATAGACCAGGTTGGTTAG
- the folC gene encoding bifunctional tetrahydrofolate synthase/dihydrofolate synthase yields MAFSSLAEWLQWIEQQHPTEIELGLERVAAVADRMQLAVDVPVVTVAGTNGKGSCVALAAAILKAAGYRCGVYTSPHLLRYNERVAVDGQCANDQQLCHAFGRVQLAQGDTSLTYFEFGTLAALQIFKDAAVDVVVLEVGLGGRLDAVNIIEPTVALVTSVDLDHQAWLGETREAIGWEKAGVFRANRGAIMGDPLPVASVEHYANQLGAILRRRGREFDYQVSDETWNWRGIDPQGTPLQLDGLPVPSILLDNAATVLQALPFLPFNISVEAIAEGLRTVQLTGRGELVEFRGRRVRLNVAHNPAALRAMLNALPVLNAGGCRRAVFSVLADKTVAEMVELCRAAIDRWYVAELANSPRALPLSDVAGALDRAGVAYDAFDDGMAAAFKAALSASTDEDEVLVFGSFFTVAAILEFIAGEQQTITLRGQQ; encoded by the coding sequence ATGGCCTTCTCAAGCCTCGCCGAATGGTTGCAGTGGATAGAGCAACAGCATCCTACGGAAATCGAGCTGGGTCTTGAGCGGGTCGCTGCGGTGGCCGACCGCATGCAGCTGGCTGTTGACGTCCCGGTCGTTACTGTTGCCGGGACCAACGGCAAAGGCTCCTGTGTCGCCCTGGCCGCCGCCATCCTCAAGGCCGCTGGCTATCGCTGCGGCGTGTATACCTCCCCCCATCTCCTGCGTTACAACGAACGGGTAGCTGTTGACGGCCAATGCGCCAATGATCAACAGCTCTGCCACGCTTTTGGCCGGGTGCAGCTCGCCCAGGGCGATACCTCGTTGACCTACTTTGAGTTTGGCACCCTGGCAGCACTGCAGATATTCAAGGATGCCGCGGTTGACGTGGTCGTGCTGGAAGTCGGTCTGGGGGGGCGCCTGGATGCGGTAAATATTATTGAGCCCACCGTTGCGCTGGTGACCTCGGTCGACCTTGATCACCAGGCCTGGCTGGGTGAGACTCGCGAGGCCATCGGGTGGGAAAAAGCCGGTGTCTTTCGCGCCAACCGGGGGGCGATCATGGGTGATCCGTTGCCAGTGGCCTCGGTTGAACATTATGCGAATCAACTCGGTGCCATATTACGGCGGCGGGGCAGGGAGTTTGATTACCAGGTGTCAGATGAGACCTGGAACTGGCGGGGCATTGACCCCCAAGGAACGCCACTGCAATTGGATGGGCTGCCGGTGCCGAGCATCCTGCTGGATAATGCGGCGACGGTGCTCCAGGCGCTGCCGTTTTTGCCCTTTAATATCAGCGTTGAGGCGATTGCAGAGGGGTTGCGGACGGTTCAGCTCACGGGGCGCGGCGAGCTGGTTGAATTTCGTGGGCGCAGGGTGCGGCTCAACGTCGCCCACAACCCGGCGGCGCTGCGTGCCATGCTCAATGCATTGCCGGTGCTGAATGCGGGTGGCTGTCGCCGGGCTGTTTTTTCAGTACTGGCCGATAAAACCGTGGCCGAAATGGTCGAGCTTTGTCGGGCGGCGATTGACCGCTGGTACGTGGCCGAGCTGGCAAATTCCCCCCGGGCGTTGCCCCTCAGTGATGTCGCCGGGGCGCTGGATCGGGCGGGGGTAGCCTATGACGCGTTCGATGATGGCATGGCTGCGGCCTTCAAGGCGGCGTTGAGTGCATCGACCGACGAAGATGAAGTATTGGTCTTTGGCTCATTTTTCACCGTGGCGGCGATACTGGAGTTCATCGCCGGGGAGCAACAAACGATAACGCTAAGAGGGCAGCAGTGA
- the accD gene encoding acetyl-CoA carboxylase, carboxyltransferase subunit beta: MSWVDKILPSGVRRSESDERRDKRGVVPEGLWKKCVKCDAVLYRPELESNQDVCPKCDHHMRVGARRRIALFLDEAGRQEILTDIEPVDRLKFKDKKKYKDRLAAAQKSTGEKDALLAFKGTVKEVPVVAVAFEFNFHGGSMGSAVGEKFAQAANVALKERIPLICFSASGGARMQEALISLMQMAKTSAVLERMKQQGVPYISVMTDPIYGGVSASLALLGDINVAEPGARAGFAGPNIIEQTIRQKLPPGFQRSEFLLSHGAIDMIVHRRDMRDTLARLLSNMTYYSK; this comes from the coding sequence ATGAGTTGGGTCGATAAGATATTGCCATCTGGGGTGCGGCGATCTGAATCGGATGAGCGGCGCGACAAGCGCGGCGTGGTGCCGGAAGGGTTGTGGAAGAAATGCGTCAAATGTGACGCGGTGCTTTACCGCCCCGAACTGGAAAGCAATCAGGACGTGTGTCCCAAGTGTGATCACCACATGCGGGTGGGTGCCCGTCGGCGCATCGCCTTGTTCCTGGATGAAGCTGGCCGGCAAGAAATTCTGACCGACATCGAGCCGGTTGACCGTCTCAAGTTCAAAGATAAGAAAAAGTACAAAGACCGCCTCGCTGCTGCCCAGAAGAGCACCGGCGAAAAGGATGCGCTCCTGGCGTTTAAGGGCACGGTAAAAGAGGTGCCAGTGGTCGCCGTGGCCTTTGAGTTTAATTTTCACGGTGGATCAATGGGGTCTGCCGTGGGCGAGAAGTTCGCCCAAGCGGCGAATGTCGCCCTCAAGGAACGCATTCCGCTGATCTGTTTCTCCGCTTCGGGCGGCGCGCGGATGCAGGAAGCCCTGATTTCCTTGATGCAGATGGCCAAAACCAGTGCCGTGCTGGAGCGGATGAAGCAACAGGGTGTGCCTTACATTTCCGTGATGACCGACCCGATCTACGGTGGGGTGTCGGCCAGTCTCGCGCTGCTGGGCGATATCAATGTGGCCGAGCCGGGGGCCCGGGCTGGCTTTGCGGGGCCGAATATCATTGAGCAGACCATTCGCCAGAAATTGCCGCCGGGCTTCCAGCGCAGCGAGTTTCTGTTGTCCCATGGTGCGATCGATATGATCGTTCATCGCCGGGATATGCGCGATACGCTAGCCCGCCTACTGAGCAATATGACTTATTACTCCAAGTAA
- the truA gene encoding tRNA pseudouridine(38-40) synthase TruA produces MNEQQRGFTRLDSAPLNEGRIALAVEYQGGAYRGWQRQADPPMASVQAQLEAALSQIAATDITVVCAGRTDAGVHAAHQVVHFDAPAGRSQKAWVKGGNSLLPNDVVVKWAVPVSADFHARFSATRRRYRYVILNRSQPSAYLAGMVTHVDQPLDVSLMHREAQVLVGEQDFSAFRAASCQSHTPWRFIEFVEVRRWQDFVVIDIQGNAFLHHMVRNIAGVLMAVGLGEQAPGWTAKVLASQDRTQGGVTAKPDGLFLVDVAYPENFALPVHSPGPSFLNGEFLKP; encoded by the coding sequence ATGAACGAGCAGCAACGCGGTTTTACCCGCCTCGATAGCGCCCCTCTCAATGAGGGGCGTATTGCTTTGGCGGTGGAGTATCAGGGTGGGGCCTATCGGGGTTGGCAGCGCCAGGCCGACCCGCCTATGGCCAGCGTACAGGCCCAATTAGAGGCGGCGCTAAGTCAGATCGCCGCCACCGACATTACCGTAGTGTGTGCAGGGCGGACCGACGCCGGTGTGCATGCTGCTCATCAGGTGGTTCACTTTGATGCTCCGGCCGGGCGATCCCAAAAAGCCTGGGTGAAGGGCGGCAACTCGCTCCTGCCAAACGATGTGGTGGTCAAATGGGCGGTGCCGGTAAGCGCCGACTTTCATGCGCGTTTTTCGGCAACCCGGCGCCGTTATCGTTACGTCATCCTCAATCGCAGCCAGCCCAGCGCCTATTTAGCGGGGATGGTGACCCATGTCGATCAGCCGCTCGATGTTTCACTGATGCACCGGGAAGCGCAGGTGTTAGTGGGCGAACAGGATTTCAGTGCCTTTCGGGCTGCGTCCTGTCAGTCTCACACTCCCTGGCGATTCATTGAGTTTGTTGAGGTCCGCCGCTGGCAGGACTTTGTGGTCATCGACATTCAGGGCAATGCCTTTTTGCATCATATGGTGCGCAATATTGCCGGTGTGCTGATGGCGGTCGGCTTGGGGGAGCAGGCGCCGGGCTGGACTGCCAAAGTGCTGGCCAGCCAGGACCGAACCCAAGGCGGGGTCACGGCGAAGCCGGACGGCTTGTTTCTGGTGGATGTGGCTTACCCTGAGAATTTTGCGCTGCCGGTGCACTCGCCTGGCCCCAGTTTTCTGAATGGCGAATTTCTCAAGCCCTGA